In Amphiura filiformis chromosome 2, Afil_fr2py, whole genome shotgun sequence, one DNA window encodes the following:
- the LOC140146378 gene encoding peptidase inhibitor 15-like isoform X2, translated as MRTRNSFLNPNLGVYKRKWCTTVWEIVFISIFLLCDRVLASSNQDTDGIVTAISHKSFYNLETLAKKLDHDMEHSRKKRSVVFTPEEIEIMLSLHQEYRRDVFPEAANMEYMTWDEDLATMAVEYSEKCIWGHGTVPNISPYSSIGQNLWIRGGTTQQPGPGPGVTAWHNEVDDYNYDSNSCKTGKQCGHYTQIVWASSRAVGCGLAYCADTENWSVDNSWILTCHYGPAGNYVGAKPYVTGQSCTQCDSEIGECYDNMCRLCSEHNEPCECRQECDNCGSVNTDTCSCECPNGWYGPKCENFCEDWHENCGKSPGWPGPQYCDAHPAIPAGCPKMCGLCVDPDPDFVCGSQEIVSEWGEWCEWSACGTPCAGSERNRRATCVNSALSDNATCPGEPPVEVQMCTDEECDTAACSTHVGIFRQVFFMICSYLVVRAAIQM; from the exons ATGAGAACACGTAATTCATTTCTGAACCCAAATCTGGGAGTATACAAGCGCAAATGGTGTACGACAGTGTGGGAAATTGTATTTATTTCCATATTTCTACTTTGTGATAGAGTTTTGGCATCAAGTAATCAAGATACCGACGGAATAGTGACTGCAATATCGCATAAATCTTTTTATAATTTAGAAACGCTAGCTAAGAAACTAGATCATGATATGGAACATAGCAGAAAGAAACGATCTGTGGTTTTTACACCGGAAGAAATCGAAATAATGTTATCTCTTCACCAGGAGTATCGGAGGGATGTATTTCCTGAAGCAGCTAACATGGAATACATG ACATGGGATGAAGACTTAGCAACAATGGCAGTCGAGTATTCAGAAAAGTGCATCTGGGGTCACGGCACTGTCCCTAATATCTCCCCATATAGCTCCATCGGTCAGAATCTATGGATACGTGGGGGTACCACTCAACAACCTGGACCGGGACCGGGCGTCACCGCTTGGCATAACGAAGTTGATGACTATAATTATGATAGTAATAGTTGTAAGACGGGCAAGCAATGTGGACACTACACCCAG ATTGTGTGGGCTTCTTCTAGGGCAGTGGGATGCGGTCTAGCCTACTGTGCTGATACTGAGAATTGGAGTGTAGATAATTCGTGGATATTGACGTGCCATTATGGGCCAGC agGTAATTATGTCGGTGCCAAACCATATGTAACCGGACAAAGCTGTACGCAGTGTGATTCCGAGATTGGAGAATGTTATGACAATATGTGCC GTCTCTGCTCCGAGCACAACGAACCGTGTG AATGCAGACAAGAGTGTGATAATTGCGGCAGCGTGAATACAGACACGTGTTCCTGTGAATGTCCTAACGGATGGTATGGTCCCAAATGTGAAA ATTTCTGTGAAGATTGGCACGAGAACTGTGGGAAAAGTCCCGGTTGGCCTGGTCCACAATATTGTGACGCTCATCCAGCGATTCCTGCAGGGTGCCCTAAAATGTGCGGCCTTTGTG TTGATCCGGACCCGGACTTTGTATGTG GTAGTCAAGAAATTGTAAGTGAATGGGGTGAGTGGTGCGAATGGAGTGCATGTGGTACGCCCTGCGCAGGAAGTGAACGCAACAGAAGGGCAACATGTGTCAACAGCGCCCTCAGCGATAATGCAACATGTCCGGGGGAACCACCGGTTGAAGTTCAAATGTGCACGGACGAAGAATGTG ATACTGCTGCGTGTTCAACTCACGTTGGAATCTTCAGACAGGTGTTTTTTATGATTTGTTCATATCTTGTAGTCAGAGCAGCGATCCAAATGTAG
- the LOC140146378 gene encoding uncharacterized protein isoform X1, whose product MRTRNSFLNPNLGVYKRKWCTTVWEIVFISIFLLCDRVLASSNQDTDGIVTAISHKSFYNLETLAKKLDHDMEHSRKKRSVVFTPEEIEIMLSLHQEYRRDVFPEAANMEYMTWDEDLATMAVEYSEKCIWGHGTVPNISPYSSIGQNLWIRGGTTQQPGPGPGVTAWHNEVDDYNYDSNSCKTGKQCGHYTQIVWASSRAVGCGLAYCADTENWSVDNSWILTCHYGPAGNYVGAKPYVTGQSCTQCDSEIGECYDNMCRLCSEHNEPCECRQECDNCGSVNTDTCSCECPNGWYGPKCENFCEDWHENCGKSPGWPGPQYCDAHPAIPAGCPKMCGLCVDPDPDFVCGSWSQWDEWNGCGEPCVGSTRTREALCVHPQFTYNVTCTGEAPVETQNCTQDICSSQEIVSEWGEWCEWSACGTPCAGSERNRRATCVNSALSDNATCPGEPPVEVQMCTDEECDTAACSTHVGIFRQVFFMICSYLVVRAAIQM is encoded by the exons ATGAGAACACGTAATTCATTTCTGAACCCAAATCTGGGAGTATACAAGCGCAAATGGTGTACGACAGTGTGGGAAATTGTATTTATTTCCATATTTCTACTTTGTGATAGAGTTTTGGCATCAAGTAATCAAGATACCGACGGAATAGTGACTGCAATATCGCATAAATCTTTTTATAATTTAGAAACGCTAGCTAAGAAACTAGATCATGATATGGAACATAGCAGAAAGAAACGATCTGTGGTTTTTACACCGGAAGAAATCGAAATAATGTTATCTCTTCACCAGGAGTATCGGAGGGATGTATTTCCTGAAGCAGCTAACATGGAATACATG ACATGGGATGAAGACTTAGCAACAATGGCAGTCGAGTATTCAGAAAAGTGCATCTGGGGTCACGGCACTGTCCCTAATATCTCCCCATATAGCTCCATCGGTCAGAATCTATGGATACGTGGGGGTACCACTCAACAACCTGGACCGGGACCGGGCGTCACCGCTTGGCATAACGAAGTTGATGACTATAATTATGATAGTAATAGTTGTAAGACGGGCAAGCAATGTGGACACTACACCCAG ATTGTGTGGGCTTCTTCTAGGGCAGTGGGATGCGGTCTAGCCTACTGTGCTGATACTGAGAATTGGAGTGTAGATAATTCGTGGATATTGACGTGCCATTATGGGCCAGC agGTAATTATGTCGGTGCCAAACCATATGTAACCGGACAAAGCTGTACGCAGTGTGATTCCGAGATTGGAGAATGTTATGACAATATGTGCC GTCTCTGCTCCGAGCACAACGAACCGTGTG AATGCAGACAAGAGTGTGATAATTGCGGCAGCGTGAATACAGACACGTGTTCCTGTGAATGTCCTAACGGATGGTATGGTCCCAAATGTGAAA ATTTCTGTGAAGATTGGCACGAGAACTGTGGGAAAAGTCCCGGTTGGCCTGGTCCACAATATTGTGACGCTCATCCAGCGATTCCTGCAGGGTGCCCTAAAATGTGCGGCCTTTGTG TTGATCCGGACCCGGACTTTGTATGTG GTTCATGGAGTCAATGGGACGAGTGGAACGGTTGTGGTGAGCCTTGTGTAGGAAGTACCCGGACAAGAGAGGCGCTATGTGTCCATCCGCAATTTACGTATAACGTAACGTGTACGGGAGAAGCACCGGTAGAAACACAAAACTGTACACAGGATATATGCA GTAGTCAAGAAATTGTAAGTGAATGGGGTGAGTGGTGCGAATGGAGTGCATGTGGTACGCCCTGCGCAGGAAGTGAACGCAACAGAAGGGCAACATGTGTCAACAGCGCCCTCAGCGATAATGCAACATGTCCGGGGGAACCACCGGTTGAAGTTCAAATGTGCACGGACGAAGAATGTG ATACTGCTGCGTGTTCAACTCACGTTGGAATCTTCAGACAGGTGTTTTTTATGATTTGTTCATATCTTGTAGTCAGAGCAGCGATCCAAATGTAG
- the LOC140146378 gene encoding GLIPR1-like protein 1 isoform X3, with translation MRTRNSFLNPNLGVYKRKWCTTVWEIVFISIFLLCDRVLASSNQDTDGIVTAISHKSFYNLETLAKKLDHDMEHSRKKRSVVFTPEEIEIMLSLHQEYRRDVFPEAANMEYMTWDEDLATMAVEYSEKCIWGHGTVPNISPYSSIGQNLWIRGGTTQQPGPGPGVTAWHNEVDDYNYDSNSCKTGKQCGHYTQIVWASSRAVGCGLAYCADTENWSVDNSWILTCHYGPAGNYVGAKPYVTGQSCTQCDSEIGECYDNMCRLCSEHNEPCECRQECDNCGSVNTDTCSCECPNGWYGPKCENFCEDWHENCGKSPGWPGPQYCDAHPAIPAGCPKMCGLCVDPDPDFVCDTAACSTHVGIFRQVFFMICSYLVVRAAIQM, from the exons ATGAGAACACGTAATTCATTTCTGAACCCAAATCTGGGAGTATACAAGCGCAAATGGTGTACGACAGTGTGGGAAATTGTATTTATTTCCATATTTCTACTTTGTGATAGAGTTTTGGCATCAAGTAATCAAGATACCGACGGAATAGTGACTGCAATATCGCATAAATCTTTTTATAATTTAGAAACGCTAGCTAAGAAACTAGATCATGATATGGAACATAGCAGAAAGAAACGATCTGTGGTTTTTACACCGGAAGAAATCGAAATAATGTTATCTCTTCACCAGGAGTATCGGAGGGATGTATTTCCTGAAGCAGCTAACATGGAATACATG ACATGGGATGAAGACTTAGCAACAATGGCAGTCGAGTATTCAGAAAAGTGCATCTGGGGTCACGGCACTGTCCCTAATATCTCCCCATATAGCTCCATCGGTCAGAATCTATGGATACGTGGGGGTACCACTCAACAACCTGGACCGGGACCGGGCGTCACCGCTTGGCATAACGAAGTTGATGACTATAATTATGATAGTAATAGTTGTAAGACGGGCAAGCAATGTGGACACTACACCCAG ATTGTGTGGGCTTCTTCTAGGGCAGTGGGATGCGGTCTAGCCTACTGTGCTGATACTGAGAATTGGAGTGTAGATAATTCGTGGATATTGACGTGCCATTATGGGCCAGC agGTAATTATGTCGGTGCCAAACCATATGTAACCGGACAAAGCTGTACGCAGTGTGATTCCGAGATTGGAGAATGTTATGACAATATGTGCC GTCTCTGCTCCGAGCACAACGAACCGTGTG AATGCAGACAAGAGTGTGATAATTGCGGCAGCGTGAATACAGACACGTGTTCCTGTGAATGTCCTAACGGATGGTATGGTCCCAAATGTGAAA ATTTCTGTGAAGATTGGCACGAGAACTGTGGGAAAAGTCCCGGTTGGCCTGGTCCACAATATTGTGACGCTCATCCAGCGATTCCTGCAGGGTGCCCTAAAATGTGCGGCCTTTGTG TTGATCCGGACCCGGACTTTGTATGTG ATACTGCTGCGTGTTCAACTCACGTTGGAATCTTCAGACAGGTGTTTTTTATGATTTGTTCATATCTTGTAGTCAGAGCAGCGATCCAAATGTAG